The following are encoded in a window of Polyodon spathula isolate WHYD16114869_AA chromosome 48, ASM1765450v1, whole genome shotgun sequence genomic DNA:
- the LOC121306551 gene encoding zinc finger protein 135-like, whose product MDNWKMGYVHIQDEVHHLQSVNIKPELPELQTREKTPRFQYIDYPSLHKCIQQLTVPPIDSWKRRSLQEGVPELVTVHIKQELVQEEIPDLHVVQIKEETPELESVRVKEEKDSVHGVPGFKYVDYPSLLHCLQQPSAPPGVDWKKHPETPLERRVQGEIPGTHSANPNETGFQYANYPSLLQCLQQPLLGSLKVKPMQEDGPQRHYNEKPEPSVEAELDCGAPGRQRMPPATDCEEKSVSFFDCEESFGKNQQNNPAPLFICSDCGKSFPDLRKLQIHGRTHKGRTPHKCRQCGETFHHLSTFRKHQKTHSGAAVHTCPDCGKSFSRSDSLKIHRRTHTGETPYRCNDCGKNFSHLGNLRTHQRIHTGETPYRCAECGKGFKRLDNYKEHQEVHRGETPFLCAECGRRFSQLGSLNRHCKTHAGVATHLCTQCGKSYCQAAALKTHQRTHTAQHDPAQDSHSTA is encoded by the coding sequence ATGGACAACTGGAAAATGGGATATGTTcacattcaagatgaggtccaCCACCTACAATCTGTGAACATAAAACCAGAGCTCCCAGAACTGCAGACAAGGGAGAAGACCCCCAGATTCCAATACATCGATTATCCTTCCTTGCACAAGTGCATACAGCAGCTTACTGTACCCCCTATAGACAGCTGGAAGAGGAGGTCCCTTCAAGAGGGGGTTCCGGAATTGGtaactgtccacattaaacaagaacTTGTCCAAGAAGAAATCCCAGATCTTCATGTAGTCCAAATTAAAGAGGAGACCCCTGAACTAGAATCTGTCCGTGTAAAAGAGGAGAAGGACTCTGTCCACGGGGTGCCTGGTTTTAAATATGTGGACTATCCTTCTTTGCTGCATTGCCTTCAACAGCCATCTGCACCACCAGGAGTAGACTGGAAGAAGCACCCAGAAACTCCCCTTGAACGAAGGGTGCAAGGGGAAATCCCTGGAACACACTCGGCAAATCCCAACGAGACTGGATTTCAGTATGCAAACTATCCTTCTTTGCTGCAGTGTCTGCAACAGCCTCTGTTAGGCAGCTTGAAGGTCAAGCCAATGCAAGAAGATGGTCCTCAACGGCACTATAACGAGAAACCGGAGCCCTCTGTGGAGGCCGAGTTGGACTGTGGGGCTCCTGGTAGACAGCGTATGCCACCCGCCACTGACTGCGAAGAGAAATCCGTCAGCTTCTTCGACTGCGAAGAAAGTTTCGGCAAAAATCAGCAGAACAACCCTGCGCCCCTCTTCATCTGCTCGGACTGCGGGAAGAGCTTCCCGGATTTGAGGAAGCTCCAGATCCACGGTCGGACGCACAAGGGCAGGACCCCGCACAAGTGCCGGCAATGCGGGGAGACTTTCCATCACCTGTCCACTTTCCGGAAGCACCAGAAAACTCACAGCGGAGCGGCGGTGCATACCTGCCCTGACTGCGGCAAGAGCTTCTCCAGATCGGACAGCCTCAAGATCCATCGGAGAACGCACACGGGAGAAACACCATACAGGTGCAACGACTGCGGGAAGAATTTCAGCCATCTGGGCAACCTGCGAACGCACCAGcggattcacacaggagagacgcCGTACCGCTGTGCCGAGTGCGGGAAGGGGTTTAAGAGACTGGATAACTATAAGGAACACCAAGAGGTGCACAGAGGAGAGACCCCTTTCCTGTGCGCGGAGTGTGGGAGGCGCTTCAGTCAACTGGGGAGCCTGAACAGGCACTGCAAAACTCACGCAGGCGTGGCCACGCATCTCTGCACACAGTGCGGGAAAAGTTACTGCCAGGCAGCTGCTCTGAAAACGCACCAGAGaactcacacagcacagcatgacCCTGCACAGGACTCTCACAGCACAGCCTGA